A genome region from Pseudomonadota bacterium includes the following:
- a CDS encoding UDP-glucose/GDP-mannose dehydrogenase family protein, with translation MKVTVFGSGYVGLVTAACFAQMGNQVMCVDIDETKVERLRQGDVPIRESGLDELIAQGIAAGNLIFTTDAAAGVAHGLFQFIAVGTPPDEDGSADLRHVLAVAKTIAQHMVDYRVVVNKSTVPVGTARRVTDTISEVLASRGQQIDFAVVSNPEFLKEGDAVQDFMKPDRIIVGSEDERAVADMHRLYAPFNRKNDRMLVMDAVSAELTKYAANAMLATKISVMNEFANIAERVGADIEHVRIGLGSDPRIGFHFIYPGVGYGGSCFPKDVSALIHTARGVDYEARILRAVEAVNGDQKRRLFQRILAHFEGDLSGRTFALWGLAFKPGTDDMREAPSRVLMEALWAAGARVQAYDPASMDETLRLYPDHPHLTLCENHWDVLNGADALVVVTEWNLFRSPDLGEIAARLKQPVIFDGRNLYDPVALRELGFSYYGIGRPVINGVDKG, from the coding sequence ATGAAGGTAACAGTTTTTGGCAGCGGCTACGTGGGGCTGGTGACGGCAGCCTGTTTTGCCCAGATGGGCAATCAGGTGATGTGTGTGGACATCGACGAGACGAAAGTGGAGCGACTGCGCCAAGGCGACGTACCCATCCGCGAAAGCGGCCTCGACGAACTCATCGCCCAGGGTATCGCGGCCGGCAACCTCATTTTTACGACCGATGCGGCGGCGGGTGTCGCCCACGGTTTGTTCCAGTTCATCGCGGTGGGAACCCCGCCCGACGAAGATGGGTCGGCCGACTTGCGGCACGTGCTTGCAGTGGCCAAGACCATTGCTCAGCACATGGTGGACTATCGGGTGGTGGTGAATAAATCCACTGTACCGGTGGGCACGGCTCGGCGTGTGACTGACACCATTTCGGAGGTGCTGGCTAGCCGTGGGCAACAGATCGACTTCGCCGTGGTTTCCAATCCGGAATTTCTCAAAGAGGGCGACGCGGTTCAGGATTTTATGAAGCCCGATCGCATCATCGTCGGCAGTGAGGACGAGCGGGCGGTTGCTGACATGCACCGGCTCTATGCGCCTTTCAATCGAAAGAACGACCGCATGCTGGTGATGGACGCGGTCTCGGCCGAATTGACCAAGTACGCGGCCAATGCCATGTTAGCTACCAAAATCAGCGTGATGAATGAATTCGCCAACATCGCCGAACGGGTGGGTGCTGACATTGAACACGTGCGTATCGGTTTGGGGTCCGATCCCAGAATCGGATTCCACTTTATCTATCCGGGCGTGGGTTATGGGGGATCGTGTTTTCCCAAGGATGTCAGCGCGTTGATTCACACCGCACGGGGTGTGGACTATGAGGCGCGGATTCTGCGCGCCGTCGAGGCCGTGAACGGGGATCAAAAGCGCCGCCTCTTTCAGAGGATATTGGCTCACTTCGAAGGCGATCTTTCCGGTCGGACTTTCGCCCTGTGGGGTTTGGCGTTCAAGCCGGGCACCGACGACATGCGAGAAGCGCCCAGCCGTGTGTTGATGGAGGCGCTGTGGGCTGCGGGAGCCCGAGTTCAGGCTTACGACCCCGCCAGCATGGACGAGACCCTGCGACTTTATCCTGATCATCCCCATCTCACACTATGCGAGAACCATTGGGATGTCCTGAACGGCGCCGATGCCTTGGTGGTGGTGACCGAGTGGAATTTGTTTCGTAGTCCGGACCTGGGTGAAATTGCCGCCCGTTTGAAACAGCCCGTGATATTCGACGGCCGCAATTTGTATGACCCCGTGGCCCTGCGGGAGCTGGGTTTTAGCTACTACGGGATCGGCCGTCCGGTGATCAACGGAGTCGACAAGGGCTGA
- a CDS encoding FkbM family methyltransferase, protein MKVDFSQAYGLLRSLWMYHAYPGRHRRAVQFYGQFIRPGDLCFDVGAHVGGRVRAWIALGARVVAVEPQPQCLAWLEHMYGRSDQVEIVPAALGTEAGNATLHISRRTPTVTTMSDRWIESLSSVRSFRRVSWDRQVEVDMLTLDHLIARFGEPAFCKIDVEGFEYEVLQGLSRPLRALSFEYLPARPDLAIACLTYLASLGNYRFNRSLGEQMQWFEPEWLGERAMIEQLQQISPDSISGDVYARLE, encoded by the coding sequence GTGAAAGTGGATTTTTCTCAAGCTTACGGCCTGCTACGTTCGCTCTGGATGTATCACGCCTACCCGGGTCGCCACCGGCGCGCCGTGCAATTCTATGGTCAATTCATCCGTCCGGGTGATCTGTGCTTCGATGTGGGCGCGCATGTCGGCGGGCGGGTGCGTGCCTGGATCGCGTTGGGCGCTCGGGTGGTTGCCGTCGAGCCTCAACCGCAGTGTTTGGCTTGGCTTGAGCACATGTATGGACGATCTGACCAAGTGGAGATTGTTCCTGCCGCCCTGGGAACCGAAGCAGGAAACGCCACACTTCACATCAGCCGCCGCACACCGACCGTCACCACAATGTCTGATCGGTGGATTGAGAGTCTGTCATCGGTTCGGTCGTTTCGGAGGGTGTCATGGGATCGGCAGGTGGAAGTGGATATGTTGACGCTCGATCACCTGATTGCGCGATTCGGTGAGCCGGCATTTTGCAAAATCGATGTGGAGGGTTTCGAGTATGAGGTGCTTCAGGGGCTAAGCCGGCCCTTGAGGGCATTGTCGTTCGAGTATCTTCCGGCCCGGCCGGATTTGGCTATCGCCTGTCTGACATACTTGGCATCTTTAGGCAATTACCGGTTCAATCGGTCTTTGGGCGAACAAATGCAATGGTTCGAGCCCGAGTGGCTGGGGGAGCGAGCGATGATCGAGCAGTTACAGCAAATCTCGCCCGACAGTATCTCCGGTGATGTGTATGCCCGGCTTGAATAG